The Malus sylvestris chromosome 14, drMalSylv7.2, whole genome shotgun sequence genome segment tgcaaatggaggccaaaacgagttaggggtgaggatcggagatcaagaaataccaaagagcgaccgttttcgttacctaggatctatcttgcaaaagaacggagaattagatggagatctcaaccatagaatacaagctggatggatgaagtggaagagtgcatccggcgtgttgtgtgaccgccgtatgccactgaagctcaagggaaaattttataggacggcaataaggccggcgatgctgtatggcacagaatgttgggcggtgaaacatcaacacgtacacaaaatgggtgtagcggagatgaggatgcttcgttggatgtgtgggcacacgagaaaggataagattaggaatgaggatatccggggtaaagtaggagtagccgaaattgaaggaaagatgagagaaaatcggttacggtggtttggacatgtgcaaagaaggcctactgacgttccgattagaagatgcgactatgggacagaggttcagggccgaaggggtagaggaagacctaggaaaactttggaagagactctaagaaaagacttagagtacttggatctaacgaaggacatgacacaggatcgagcacaatggcgttctaagattcatatagccgatcccactcagtgacttggattttccaagtctccaaccgagaagttttcctcattcgggaaattaagagaacactaccccaacctacatgctccactcagaaagcttcaacatacaagctttaacaaaagaaaattcaaagaacttagcgaagaaggctttggtgtatttaacacaatacgttgaaatgaaggaaagcttatttattgatatccccgataagctacaaatatgtaaatatacatgagtcaaaataagcacacaagagggagccttcacaaaggttgcttaggagaagtctcagcagtcggtagagccccagaaagagaaggcaccggagggggatcatttggagcctcagtactggacagaaccctagaaggaggaggcatcagaggttgatcatttggagcttcattacgcggtacagccccagaagacgaaggcaataaatgcctttggaacaaacccacaaatctctgatgatcaagtaaaacctgaccatcagtttccttcatctggtcaagcttcctcttcatgtttgtagcatagtcatgtgcgagccggtgcaactgtttattctcatgcttgagccctctaatctcctgtttgagactcatcacttcagccgccaatgattcaacttggcgggttcgagcaaataggcgttgggccatattagacacagaacctgcacactgaacactgagagccagcgaatccttaacagctaactcatcagaccgtttggaaagtagtctgttatctttgggagtgagaaggttcctggccaccaccgcagcggtcatatcattcttcatcacggaatccccaacggtaagaggaccagtaggggagacgaaggatgggcgccatatgttgtctggagaaggcggggctgcctcttcaacaaggttcaagtcaaaacgacggtcggaggggccagacattttcaaaggtgttgaagagagaagaggtcggacaaatcaagatcttagaagtgcaagaatgaagcttctactggtggagattcaagtgtgctttggaacttaatgccagcccctataaaaatctgcactcgacgaagcttcagaaatcgaagaggcgcctgctcagaaatcgaagaggcggctgctcagaaatcgaagaggcgtttgctttctcaaaagctgggctgcttagagatcacgagggttgatctcagaaatcgaagaggcgtttgctttctcaaaagttgggctgctcaaagaccacgaaggccgatctcaaaaatcgaagaggcgctcgctttctcaaaagctgggctccccagagaccacgagggccgatatcagaaatcgaagaggcacctacttttccagccttttccagccttgtcagcacctgtcacacgcacactcagttttgcggaaattatgggcattctgtcaaagacttctggggaagtagaaaacacatgaatcttactgttcaatcacccacttcccacacgcaacaatagctcatgggtaccacagataactttgccaaagttctctgccaaagttgagcacgtgaagcttgcagctcccactacatcgctctgaccaagaagggtaaaagaatagcaaagaaacagcactaacaaagtttagacccataaattttgaaggtctagctaccatattattacccacaagggtaaaggaacagtaccactgctggataattggaaagtccctgtgtgtcaacctctgtgcttcgtggcaaggtagactagcaaacatgcccaacctttactcacattcgagaaaacactcccaataagattgcttgctccaaaatcgaagaggcaccgtcctccgaatctcgagagccagactcccaacatgactactttcttaaaaatcgaagagagggtaaaggaacagtaccattgctggataattggaaagtccctgtgtgtcaacctctgtgcttcgtggcaaggtagactagcaaacatgcccaacctttactcacattcgagaaaacactcccaacaagattgcttgctccaaaatcgaagaggcaccgccctccgaatctcgagagccagactcccaacatgattactttctcaaaaatcgaagagacactgctccccgaatcttgagagccagacccccagcatgattgctttctcaaaaatcgatgaggcatcgttctccgaatcaatcgaagaggcgctcgctttctcaaaagctgggctgctcagagaccacgagggccgatctcagaaatcgaagaggcacctacttttctagccttgtcaacacctgtcacacgcacactcagctttgcagaaattatgggcattctgtcgaagacttctagtgaagtagaaagcacatgaatcttactgttcaatcacccacttcccacatgcaacaatagctcatgggtaccacaaataactttgccaaagttctctgccaaagttgagcacgtgaagcttgcagctcccactacaacgctctgaccaagaaaggtaaaagaatagcaaagaaacagcactaacaaaagtttagacacataaattttgaaggtctagctaccatattattacccacaactgtaaaggaacagtaccactgctggataattggaaagtccctgtgtgtcaacctctgtgcttcgtggcaaggtagactagcaaacatgcccaacctttactcacattcgagaaaacactcccaataagattgcttgctccaaaatcgaagaggcaccgtcctccgaatctcgagagccagactcccaacatgactactttctcaaaatcgaagagagggtaaaggaacagtaccattgctggataattggaaagtccctgtgtgtcaacatttgtgcttcgtggcaaggtagactagcaaacatgcccaacctttactcacattcgagacaacactcccaacaagattgcttgctccaaaatcgaagaggcaccaccctccgaatctcgagagtcatacccccagcatgattgctttctcaaaaatcgaagaggcatcgttctccgaatctcgagagccagataccacagaccactttttcaaagtgctctgacagagttaaaacatgtgaaactggcagctcccactaccgtgctatgaccaagcagggtaaaggaatagcattactacttgttgttagggagactcctatatatgtcgacctccatccccaacggacaggcagacctgcaaaaatgctcaacccttcatcatatctgagagggcactcccaacgaagcctttcgaaatattcagctttctttccccccgataatacctctgcaaacaagctatactagagcaagaatatctcatatcatcagggttaaaagcaagagtatcccatatcatgctttttccctgtcttttcttttggccttgtttttacctgcaagacaaggagaaagagaacaatcagtcagcacttggaatcaagcttccagccaggaactgactgcctggaaccccttacctgattacttacctggcattgctctcgagtactcatcttcaacatcttatgtttccagggaagattccgcatctgcttgaggaacagatagggcaagtgcgaaggatacaaggaagcatgtggagacaagcgtaacagcacacgtgccgatacattcattactctgtcaaaagcaaaagtatcccatatcagcagggtggaacgtactctagatttgatggacttgttttgaccctcaaattcttcagtcggccttatactctggaggaaaccagaaaaccctccagctcagttcaagaataagcctgtggaaagttacttcttcaaaagcaaaagtatctcatatcatctcttctcatttttcttctctttatccttcatgctgctgcaagatggggagaaggtgaacaatcagtcggagctctgattgcttaccttgtctgtcacctctttcagcagaccccctagctcggcgacttgggggactcctactacatggtttgtatcgcgcttgaccaagcctgaaactacaagtaagcttcaagtgaaattgatacattaccttgtgcatctccaccagttaaagataccacccctggatggaggaagagtacttccagagaagatgccacatctacctatgagacagataaggcaagtcaagacgacaccacactccgatacttagaagtttcgtgattacgagatcattctcccacaatatttcctaatgtcatttgtactaaatcattcacttgtactcactaaatgagagcttgaacctatgtacttgtgtaaacccttcacaattaatgagaactcttctattccgtggacgtagccaatctgggtgaaccacgtacatcttgtgtttgctttcctatctctatccatttatatacttatccacactaatgaccggagcaatctagcgaagatcacaaaaagcgatcgttttcgctacctaggatctatcttgcaagagaacggagaattagatggagatctcaaccatagaatacgagctggatggaaagagtgcatccggcgtgttgtgtgaccgtcgtaggccactgaagctcaagggaaaattttataggacggcaataaggctagcgatgttgtatggcacagaatgttgggtggtgaagcatcaacacgtacacaaaatgggtgtagcggagatgaggatgcttcgtgggatgtgtgggcacacgagaaaggataagattgggaatgaggatatccgaggtaaagtaggagtagccgaaattgtaggaaagatgagagaaaatcggctccggtgattttgaacatgtgcaaagaaggccgactgacgctccggttcgaagatgtgactacgggacagaggttcagggccgaaggggtagaggaagacctaggacaactttggaagagactctaagaaaagacttagagtacttggatctaacggaggacatgacacaaaaccgagcgcaatggcgttctaggattcatatagccgaccccacttagtgggaaaaggctttgttgttgttgttgttgttgttgttgtagttgttTGGTCCCCATTCCTTGTCGAAGCTGCTATTTTTGAAGACTTTGATGGTGTGGCATCATCTGAAGTTGAGCTGCATCTTGACAAGCTTGATAAGAAATGGGTGGATGAGTACCACGGTTGGGACTACATGGTAATTTCAACAGGGAAATGGTTTCTCAAAACTGCAATCTACTACGAGGGCAATGAAGTTCTGGGATGCCATTACTGTCCTAAAAGGAATCTGACAGAGTTGGGGTTTGATTTTTCTTATCGCaaagctttgagctttgtaatGAACTTTATAGTAAAGTCAGATTACAAGGGCACAATCTTTTTTAGAACATCCACGCCTGATCACTTTGAGGGCGGGGAGTGGAATACTGGGGGAAATTGCAACAGAACGGCCCCAGCTAAAGAAGGTGAGGTTGAAGTGAAGGAAGTAAATAAGATTCTGCGTAACATTGAACTAGAGGAGTTTCAGAAGGCAGCTGCAGAAGCTTCTAAACATGGGGTGAATCTCAAACTCCTTGACCTTTTCCAACTTTCTTTGTTGAGGCCCGATGGACATCCAGGTCCATATAGACAGTATCATCCATTTGAACAAGGCAAAAACGCGAAGCTTCAGATGGATTGTTTGCATTGGTGCTTACCAGGACCTATAGAATCTTGGAACGATATATTAATGGAGATGATAGTAAATGGCTAAGAAAATCAGCCTACTTCGCTGCCGGAATTCTTATTTTCCCTTCTAGATCATGAGAGAGCATATAATGGATCCTGGTAAAGTTTTTTGCAGAAGTTTCAGATGAATCGTAAATTCCTTTTCTGCCTTGTTAACCACAATGCTTCATTCTTCTCCGGATGAACCGGTTCATCTTTGCCACAACTGCATCTTTACCAGTGTCTACCGTCCACTGACCTGTCATTTAATTCCTCATCTGTAGTTACAAAGAAAAGAACACTGCAAAAAGATCATCATCTACTGTGTGGGGGCTTAAAGATGTAGCAATAGAGAGCAGTTATCTGCACACCCAACAAGAATTCGACTCTCGCGGCATTGCCTTCCCCTCCATCGAGCAGAGCTGCAACCTCCGTCATTATTATATTCTATAAACTTGTAACTTTATAATCTTGATTCagaaaactgttttttttttcttcttctaatttaatttcattGTTATTTCCCTAAAACAAGTCATATGGTACTTTATCTGCAGTAAATATGAaacatcatacaattttttatgcaaagcttgcatgttatccAAATACATTCCTCATGGGGAACAATTACAAACATGGTTCAATACCGATTATTTTGTAACTAATACATTGCAGTGTAATCTTTTCTATTTGATACTTGCTACTTAATACACCCACGACCACCCTTCTCCTTCTCTGCAGAATATTGTCGTCTTCTTCCAGATCCTCAACACCACCGAACCTACTTAAAACTGGAGGCCATGACTTCCAGATTTCATCTCCATCACTACTGGATAGTCATCTTCTGCCTTCTactagagaaattttttattgtgacgagACCATGGATGGTAGACCatgtatttttatgtaagtgatgaaaagttttatttttaaagttattaattttttaacacatatatcccaTTATATAACACATAGTGTATCACTCATGTGCCGATCAAACTAAAAAATCTCTTCTAATAGGCAACCTTTAATTGTTACACTCTAATTTCATACATCTGTTGACGATCCATTAAATTGACCATGAAGTGACGACGTCGACAATGTAGGATTCTTTTTTTATAGATTTGGATCTCATTCGCATCTAAATTGTGGAGATTTTAAGGATTCTTACATCTTAGTTATCATCGTGTATCGTaaggttataaattatttaactttttttttatttttaaattaaacacaaataatacctgataaaaactgatctcacgatatacgatgaacggttaaCATGTGAGGATCCTAGAATCCCCACAAAAtgaatccgaagaggatcctatTCCCTTTTTTATGACATGGTTGTTAGATTTGTTCCACATGGCAAAAGAGAACAAATTTGTCCTCATAATTTTTTCTGGGCTCTTACTAAACCATTGCACCCACGACAACCCATCTCCATCTCTGCAGAATCTTTCCGTTTCCTTCCAGTTCCTCGACACCACCGAACCTACTTAAAACCAGAGGCCATGGCTTCCAGATTCCATCTCCGTCACTATTGGATCGTCATCTTCTACCTTCTACTAGGCAAGCTTTAATTGTTACACTCAAATTCACAAAATCAAGAAAAACACATTTTTGTTATTGAAATTAGAGCTTTTGcaggtggtggtggtagtgCAGTGATGATTCGATATTAATCTATATTTTTATTCTAAtcttaattataatttatttgttattttgatagaattttgatactttattttatatttcaatCGTAGAACATGTGAATTTACTTTAGGCAAAAAATGATGAAACGAAGGAATTGTAGAGTAATTCTAATTGGCGTGGGTTTGTAAGTCTTTCAAGATAATTGTTTCAAAATCCCAGATTTATTTCTAAGTCGTTTGACCGTGATCAAAAGAAGGTTGATTTTGCAGTGCTGCCAGTTTGACATTGGGCTTATTTGAGCTATAAGTCACTGaagattgactttttttttcttttttgggaaaAGTTCATTCTGCAAAAAGGACATTTTATTTTTCCAACACCACCTTGCAGGTCTGATTTGGTCACAAAACGTGGGGAGTCTTTAGCTAACTAGATTACCCGATTTAAATAGGATTTTGTTTCctagtttattattttaattgggtTTTCCAGATTTTTTCAAAGACCTATTTCAGGTAGGATTCatatttattagtttatttGTATGGTGAATTAGGATTCATATTTCTTTCTAATAAtattttgcttttcaattatgctTATGCGTAATTAATTCTCTCTGCTAGTATGAACATGTAGTTTCCTTTCAATTCGCGTTTATGATGTTATacatgcatgctttgaattattaatcacgcGTTTAAACTATGCATATGTCTTAATGCTTTaccaccattaggatatttagacaaGTAATCGATTGCAATTTTTGTTAAAGTGTCACCCTAAAATTGATTAATGCTTCTTGTGAATGATAATTATAAGCTCACTTAAGGCGAATGCTACGTTCTTAAGTGTTGCATGGTTTttaaagggttttcacaaaacttaatgagccTTGCATACTTCGATTTAATATGAATACTTGCATGTATGATGTACATTCTaacttgaatgtcacaagtagAATATGCATTAGAAAAACCTAATCTTCAAAGTTTGTATGTGTTAAactcataagtaattggtagaaTTACATATGATTAGTAATGGTGACGGTTAAATCCTAATGCTTTTCACCCTTGCTTTTCTAAACGGGTTACTTTTACTTTgtttaatttatattattgttgaTTTAATtacttttactttcttgcaatctttattttattttggtatctgaattttcattattttgtaataAATAACTAATCAAGAATTAGATTTAAACAAAAGTTATTTATATCAATTCTTGTGGAAAACGACATTGCCTTAACTAAATATACTACTATTACATTGTTCTCttgcaaatatttttaagtGCTTTTAACCCTATTTTCATACGTGATAAAAATCCTATCATGCAGCAACACCGATGAGTCCCAGCAAAAACGTGTTGCTAGATCGGGTTAAGAGTAGGAGCCAGAGAAAGCTGAGGGAGGTCAACGATGTATTTTGGCGGGGGAAGACGGAATGCACCTGACTTCAgattgtttgggttaaaacttgaactttgggctcaaaagggagTCAGCCCAACAAGAAGACTAAGAGGAAGGGAACCTGAAGCCCAGCctaagcccagaaggcagaaaatgGCTTTTTtccgactaggtgcagatcatttgcaccacttgttCACCTACCTagagaccaagtggtgtagaccagccagctaataagcccaaaagcactttacagtggcagtacaagtaaaaagctgatgagtcattgcCCTTCAAGCTGCATTCGGCCAATGTTAAAGCTACAGAAGGCCAAGCCAaactgtctataaaagaagaaagagaaatcagagatgaggacactcaaacaaacaaacaaatacaagcacaaactctgcttaaGCTAGATTTGCTTTCAACGAAGTTGTAGTCaacccaagccttcatccctttcgggatcaaccttcacccaaagcctttgtaaaagctctgctaccttgtctaaatcttgttgtagtatcgatttccttctgtaaactcatctccctaTCCCTctttctaaagctctcaagcccATCTATAAATCACAAAGAtaagaagttgcaagacgaccagtcttgcccgacaaggtgaaaccttgcccaaccctctttgttttttgtcttttcattcataagtctagtaatatgttgtatacttccagttgtatCCAAGTTAGTTCCGGCAAGTTGATGATTAAAAGACTCTTCAGTGATTGAATCCGATTGGAATATGTAGTCACAActtaaatcagatctaagttctaaaccctcaggcatgtaagattgatcatccaaaagtccttggtctcaaggcgtaaaaaagaaccttatgtggacttaacccatccacgacagtctttgataacaagaagtccgaagttacttggggcgcaagtaatcgacctatttcctagttttatttctgttatattatgattatcgtaaaacgtttgagtatagaagtaattctgatgggaagcctcaaggcctacacctaaggccctacaaaggcacctatttggatgcattctgctcttcgggctcgGGTAATTAGAAGTATAATAGTCATAACACTTCTGCAACTAATGACTCAAAcattatatgttcgagtactgggttagttattgatgggaagcctcaaggcctacacctaaggccccacaaaggcacatttcataaCTAAAATAGCCTCTCGGGtatatatacaattaaaactcaacatctgttttacatctgccatgctgaagatggcagtggcaggCCTGAAcacctaaaagttaatcttgattgtgagcctcaaggcctacatctaaggccccacaaatgcacctttcaaagttaaccttgtccttctctttcagccttgcccgacaagattTGCCCGACAAGATCGCCagtaagcagaagcccgacaaaAAACATTAGCCGGCACTAACCTcacggggagctgtgtgctcgtcggctaggaaacattcccaacaaaaattctagccacgaacaCAGATTATGTAAATGTGATGTGCTTTAGTCTTACAAACATACATGGagaaaaacaacttaaaaagcCGGAAGAAGAGAAAGACATGATCCTTTGGAACTTCCACACATAAGCAATTGAATGACAGAAACAAAATTGAATCTGAGACAAAATATATGGTTATTCAAATTTAACACAAGAGTAAAACTAGTAGAATTCTAGAAATCCAGAAAATACAATATGTGGAATCAAGGAGGGGTAAAACTAGTAGAATTCTAGAATTCTAGACCAATATTTCCCCTCCACCCCACGCCCATTGCCAACCAATAATTAAGCAAAGAGACTCATTAAGTTGGATTTGAAATGCAAAAGGGTGAGCCTAGGTGTGATAATATTGGACTTGCTGGGAATTGAACTTTCTTGGTTTTGTTTCGGTTGAGTACGGAAAGTTATAATCTTGGTTTGTTTTATGTTGGATAATGTTGCTTTGTTGGGTCTGGTCAGCGTGGTTGAGGAAAGGGATGAAGGTGGCGATGGTGGGACAGGGGAGAGGAAGTACGGTGAGGCTTGGGACTGGGGAGGGtttaggaattttccctttttcacttttctattttctaagtttttaattataaaaatttgagattttttattaattaaatattttttattagttgttTGGCTTGTGTCATAAGTTTGACAGTCACGTCAGCACAAATGTAGAACTTATTGTTACCACGTCATCACTCAACGGGTAATTTAACGGATTGTCTAACGAATGTAAGAAtaaaacacaattttttttttatatttttttatgacattgcaatgtttatAAATGATCTAAGAAGTTGCAAACGGTCCCAAACTTAAATGGTGCAAAATGTAATTCATCACTAAAACTAATACATCCACTCAGACCTTTACTTAAATGGCTTTTGTGTAGATTTATCTCCAGATTAAAATATttgttattaaaaaattatatacatATGACACCTCGATGTAACATTAATTGTATGTGTTTGTTCGATCAAAGAAATTCTTTATCGCTTCAACAAAAAATGGTAAGAACTTGTACCCGCCTTCTACCAACGGTCAAAAGGCTAACTACCGGACGTCGAACAACTATtcaatcaagaaaaaaaatttgatttcgacaaaaaaaaaatttgaatttgaaaatcTTACCGTTGGGATGGCTCCTCCTTCTAAACAACTCATCCTTCCCCGCAAACAACCCCTCCCTCCACCCTCCACCCTCCACCCTCCACCCTCTCTTTCTGCCATGGTTGAAACTGCAATTGCTGAAATGCCCAACAAGAAGCCAAGAGCCAGCCGAAGAGCACTGAAGGACAAAAAACCATCTGGAAATGAAACCAATATCGTCGTCGGAAAGGTCTCGGACGCCGCACCGAGCCCGATCCAAATACCATCGGACTCCAACCCAGTGAAAGAGAACCACGAGAGCCTCTCTCAGCCTCGCACCTCCCCCAAAAATTCGGTGAAAGCTGCGGCTTTCAAAAAGCAGGCCAGGCAAAAGCAGACCCAACCTTCGTCATTCGAGAAGGAACTCGAAGAAATGCAAGAGAAGCTTCAGGCGATGAGGCTGGAGAAGGAGAAAATCGAAGAGCTTTTGAAGGAGAAGGACGAGATCTTGAAGATCAAGGAGAAAGAGCTCGAAATGAAGGGCTGAAAGCATGACAAGCTTCAGATGGAGTTGAAGCAGCCGCAGAAGCTCAAGGAGTTCAAACCAACCATGGTTTGTTTTCTGAtcccctttcttttcttcatttgcgtttttatttcttcttctgttGCATAATCCTCTGTTTGGTTTCTGAGAAAATGTATGATGGATCAGAAATTTGTCTAGGTGATTTATACAGCcgacccacttagtgggataagactTGGTGATTATTATTGTTGTAAATTTGTTTGATTATATATTAATTgtgaaaaattggaaaaaaaattcatgggGTTATTGATTTATATTCTCCTAGGGTTTCTTTTCTCGATCCCCTTTCCTTGAATTTGTTTTGTTGCATTGGGATCTGGCTGATTGATTGTACATTAAGTTGACGATTCTTGATTAGGTTTTAGGGTTCAGATGAAAGTTGGCTGGGGGAATCTTGATTTGGGGTTTCTATCCTGTTTGATTACTGGGAAATTGGGAGAAAACGTGGTTAGGGTTCTTGACGCGTGGTTATTAGGTGTTTGATCTAATCGATTTGATGATCTTGAATTGGAGTTGACATAATGGTTACTTATTTGTTTAtactatacttgaccaatcccgaaactactgagcaccagtcaacgttataccgttaaggacccagaagagtttccctttaaccaggaggccaataacagcgcgacacatgtcgacataagaagccaatcatagtgcgacacgtgtcaacatcagaatccaatcacaacacgacacgtgtcaatgtcagaatgaaactagaaactctcttctataaatagagatcattctctcacaatatttcctaacatcatttgtactaaatcattcactttcactcactaaaggagagcttgaacctatgtacttgtgtaaacccttcataattaatgagaactcctttactccgtggacgtagccaatctgggtgaaccacgtacatcttgtgtttgtttccctatctctatccatttacatacttatccatactagtgactggagcaatctagtgaaggtcacgaacttaacactttatgttgtaccaaagtcctcactgattttgtgcatcaacatttggtgtcgtctgtgggaacgacacttattcccactttcttcagctttgtcaagttggtttccaccattcgtacactctcttttgaccaagcatccttctccaacatggggagcgaaggaagccac includes the following:
- the LOC126600216 gene encoding uncharacterized protein LOC126600216, with amino-acid sequence MSGPSDRRFDLNLVEEAAPPSPDNIWRPSFVSPTGPLTVGDSVMKNDMTAAVVARNLLTPKDNRLLSKRSDELAVKDSLALSVQCAGSVSNMAQRLFARTRQVESLAAEVMSLKQEIRGLKHENKQLHRLAHDYATNMKRKLDQMKETDGQVLLDHQRFVGLFQRHLLPSSSGAVPRNEAPNDQPLMPPPSRVLSSTEAPNDPPPVPSLSGALPTAETSPKQPL